A region of Desulfovibrio sp. TomC DNA encodes the following proteins:
- the hemB gene encoding porphobilinogen synthase, translating into MFIGDFHRGRRLRRTAPLREMVRETELRPADLIQGYFVVDTPDAGFEKPIGSMPGQSQFSVERLVARVGRAMDLGLRSAIVFGLPEKKDPMGTGAYADDGIVQRAVMRLKETYPELLVVTDVCLCEYTSHGHCGVLDGHGEVLNDPTLDLLAKTAVSHVRAGADIVAPSDMMDGRVGAIRAALDEAGFAHIPVMSYAVKYASAFYGPFREAAESAPAFGDRRGYQMDPANSREALREAAADLAEGADILMVKPAMPYLDILRLLRDNFDTPIAAYQVSGEYAMLKAAIANGWLDPKLAVLEALLGIKRAGADMIITYFAEEVLPWIK; encoded by the coding sequence GTGTTTATCGGTGACTTCCACCGTGGCCGCAGACTGCGGCGCACGGCTCCCCTGCGCGAGATGGTCCGGGAAACCGAACTGCGGCCGGCCGATCTTATCCAGGGCTATTTCGTGGTCGACACCCCGGACGCCGGATTTGAAAAGCCGATCGGTTCCATGCCCGGCCAGTCCCAGTTTTCCGTGGAGCGGCTGGTTGCCAGGGTGGGGCGGGCCATGGATTTGGGGCTGCGTTCGGCCATTGTTTTCGGGTTGCCCGAGAAGAAAGATCCCATGGGCACCGGGGCCTACGCCGATGACGGCATTGTGCAGCGGGCCGTCATGCGCCTGAAGGAAACCTATCCCGAGCTCCTGGTGGTGACCGACGTGTGCCTGTGCGAATACACCAGCCACGGCCATTGCGGCGTGCTCGACGGGCACGGCGAGGTCTTAAACGACCCGACGCTCGATTTGCTGGCCAAGACGGCGGTCAGCCATGTCCGGGCCGGAGCCGACATCGTGGCCCCGTCGGACATGATGGACGGCCGGGTCGGGGCCATTCGCGCCGCCCTGGACGAGGCCGGCTTTGCCCATATCCCGGTCATGTCCTATGCCGTCAAATACGCCTCGGCCTTTTACGGGCCGTTTCGCGAGGCGGCCGAGAGCGCCCCGGCCTTTGGCGACCGGCGCGGCTACCAGATGGACCCGGCCAATTCCCGCGAAGCCCTGCGCGAGGCTGCGGCCGATCTGGCCGAGGGAGCCGACATCCTCATGGTCAAGCCGGCCATGCCCTATCTCGATATCCTGCGCCTCCTGCGCGACAACTTCGACACCCCCATCGCCGCCTATCAGGTGAGCGGGGAGTACGCCATGCTCAAAGCCGCCATTGCCAACGGCTGGCTCGACCCCAAGCTGGCGGTCCTGGAAGCCCTGCTCGGCATCAAACGGGCCGGCGCGGACATGATCATCACCTATTTCGCGGAAGAAGTGCTGCCCTGGATCAAGTAG
- a CDS encoding HDOD domain-containing protein encodes MAWLPVDALESGMKLAADLKGPDGSMLLPKGIVLTESHIASLRRRGVTRADVGDGAADAQGDAASLDPAFIEAAAGAVARRFAANDTEFPAIAVLFEAAALHQARELARGMPLPPDFFPSPQAESSSDLFFREEGSVKDLVASEVKLASFPDIYFKIRQVLDSPVSSPSQVADVISKDTSLSAKLLKLVNSPFYGLPHRIDSISRAVMVIGGQEISTLVLGISAINAFKDIPPELINMRTFWEHSVAVGVYARLLGAATGQGGAERLFVAGILHDIGRLVLFKKMPHAAVEAIYYAKANGLPLYAAEEEVMGFAHPLVGGLLLRAWKFPDALVSCVACHHKPAGCKGSLEPAILHVADVMAVAMGLAPPASATVPILDVVAWERLGLAPERLGELAEEGFGQVDEIVSAFFPVRKS; translated from the coding sequence GTGGCCTGGTTGCCCGTGGACGCCCTGGAATCCGGCATGAAGCTGGCCGCCGACCTCAAGGGGCCGGATGGTTCCATGCTTCTGCCCAAGGGCATTGTCCTTACTGAAAGCCATATCGCAAGTCTTCGTCGACGCGGGGTCACCCGGGCCGACGTGGGCGATGGTGCGGCCGACGCTCAAGGCGATGCCGCCAGCCTCGATCCGGCTTTCATTGAAGCGGCGGCCGGGGCTGTTGCCCGGCGTTTTGCGGCCAATGACACCGAATTTCCGGCCATAGCCGTCCTGTTTGAGGCCGCTGCGCTGCATCAGGCCCGGGAGCTGGCCCGGGGCATGCCGTTGCCGCCGGATTTTTTCCCCAGTCCCCAGGCCGAATCCTCCTCCGACCTGTTTTTCCGCGAGGAAGGCAGCGTCAAGGATCTGGTGGCCAGCGAGGTCAAGCTCGCCTCCTTCCCCGATATTTATTTCAAGATCCGCCAGGTGCTCGATTCGCCGGTCAGTTCGCCCTCCCAGGTGGCCGACGTCATCAGCAAGGACACAAGCCTGTCGGCCAAGCTCTTAAAGCTCGTCAACAGCCCGTTTTACGGTCTGCCCCATCGCATCGACTCCATTTCCCGGGCCGTCATGGTCATCGGCGGCCAGGAAATTTCCACCCTGGTGCTCGGTATCTCGGCCATCAATGCCTTCAAGGACATCCCCCCGGAACTGATCAACATGCGCACGTTCTGGGAACATTCCGTGGCGGTCGGCGTCTATGCCCGCCTCCTTGGCGCGGCGACCGGCCAGGGCGGGGCGGAGCGGCTGTTTGTGGCCGGCATTCTCCACGACATCGGACGGCTCGTGCTGTTTAAAAAGATGCCCCACGCCGCCGTGGAGGCCATTTACTACGCCAAGGCCAACGGGTTGCCCCTGTACGCCGCCGAAGAGGAAGTCATGGGCTTTGCCCATCCCCTTGTTGGCGGGCTGCTCCTTCGGGCCTGGAAATTTCCCGACGCCCTGGTGTCCTGCGTGGCCTGCCACCATAAGCCGGCCGGGTGCAAGGGCAGCCTGGAACCGGCCATCCTCCATGTGGCCGACGTCATGGCCGTGGCCATGGGGCTGGCGCCGCCGGCTTCGGCCACGGTGCCCATCCTCGACGTCGTGGCCTGGGAACGGTTGGGACTGGCCCCCGAACGTCTGGGCGAGCTGGCCGAAGAAGGCTTTGGCCAGGTCGACGAGATTGTCAGCGCCTTTTTCCCTGTTCGCAAAAGCTGA
- a CDS encoding SGNH/GDSL hydrolase family protein, which translates to MGRRGRWAGAAVLAAVAAWAWFAFSGPDPAARLVWLDHHAFRNDPAATFDPVLGFRLRPSVSLYGFRHNAAGLVGEEIGPKRPGTVRVACLGGSTTLGAGVETDRYAYPALLQAMFDRTTGGVRRVEVLNAGVFGYHSLHTPLRVAELGALAPDVYVIMDGLNDLDAARSVPLATLERARLGRLAGWRRDLGRLAAGEDRLAASRVPGMHDLEAKWALIGYRDNLAQAVSLAEKQGAAVLLVSDPLRLEAPEAGTGGPNAEQARLLAFGRTALPAAAASVAEATGAARLDVQPVFDAALASPASVRRVWSDSLHLTRYGYFLLARQVYLALAAREPAAAALAGAPVLDDARLEAVCPECLAWRPADGSGRPKTTEGAVRAVAVTNLKDSPADAEGWSSFSVAEGGGAGEIVLPVPPTARSLRIYPRIQGPGDVVAVESVAPDGGRTEVFALRKGTDDGIWSPVGEWYRLALPEGADRRIMVRVTGENAQVFHQGPAVLFADP; encoded by the coding sequence ATGGGCAGGCGAGGGCGATGGGCGGGGGCGGCGGTATTGGCGGCGGTTGCGGCCTGGGCCTGGTTTGCCTTTTCCGGGCCGGACCCGGCGGCGCGTCTGGTCTGGCTTGACCACCACGCCTTTCGCAACGATCCGGCCGCCACGTTCGATCCTGTCCTTGGCTTTCGCCTCAGGCCAAGTGTGTCCCTGTACGGCTTTCGTCACAACGCGGCCGGGCTGGTCGGCGAGGAGATCGGGCCAAAGCGGCCCGGGACCGTGCGGGTGGCCTGCCTGGGCGGTTCGACCACCCTGGGGGCGGGGGTGGAGACCGACCGCTACGCCTATCCGGCCCTGCTCCAGGCCATGTTCGACCGCACCACCGGCGGCGTGCGTCGGGTTGAGGTCCTAAACGCCGGGGTGTTTGGCTACCACTCGCTGCACACCCCTTTGCGCGTGGCCGAACTGGGGGCGCTTGCCCCGGATGTCTACGTCATCATGGACGGGTTAAACGACCTCGACGCGGCCCGGTCCGTGCCCCTGGCCACCCTGGAGCGGGCGCGGCTGGGCCGGCTGGCCGGCTGGCGGCGCGATCTGGGCCGGCTGGCAGCCGGGGAGGACCGGCTGGCCGCCTCCCGAGTGCCCGGGATGCACGACCTGGAGGCCAAGTGGGCGCTTATCGGCTACCGGGACAATCTGGCCCAGGCCGTGTCCCTGGCCGAAAAGCAAGGCGCGGCCGTGCTCCTGGTGTCCGATCCCCTGCGCCTGGAAGCCCCGGAGGCCGGCACGGGCGGTCCCAATGCCGAACAGGCCCGACTCCTGGCCTTTGGCCGCACGGCGCTGCCGGCGGCGGCTGCGTCCGTGGCCGAGGCGACCGGGGCCGCCAGGCTTGATGTCCAGCCGGTTTTCGACGCCGCCCTGGCCTCGCCTGCGTCCGTCCGCCGGGTCTGGTCGGACAGCCTGCATCTCACCCGCTACGGCTATTTCCTGCTGGCCCGGCAGGTGTATCTGGCCCTGGCCGCCCGTGAACCGGCGGCGGCCGCCCTGGCCGGGGCACCGGTCCTGGACGACGCCCGGCTGGAGGCGGTCTGTCCCGAGTGCCTCGCCTGGCGGCCGGCCGATGGTTCCGGCCGGCCCAAGACGACCGAGGGCGCGGTCAGGGCCGTTGCCGTGACCAATCTCAAGGACAGCCCGGCCGATGCCGAGGGCTGGAGCAGCTTCAGCGTGGCCGAGGGGGGCGGGGCAGGGGAAATCGTGCTGCCGGTCCCGCCGACAGCCAGGAGCCTTCGGATCTATCCGCGCATCCAGGGACCCGGGGATGTCGTGGCCGTGGAGAGCGTGGCCCCGGACGGCGGGCGAACGGAAGTCTTTGCCCTGCGAAAGGGCACGGATGACGGCATCTGGTCGCCGGTTGGGGAATGGTATCGGCTGGCCTTGCCCGAGGGGGCCGACCGGCGGATCATGGTGCGGGTGACAGGCGAAAACGCCCAGGTGTTTCATCAGGGACCGGCGGTGCTGTTTGCCGACCCCTGA
- the ahbC gene encoding 12,18-didecarboxysiroheme deacetylase codes for MIGISKLYCGGVEASDALRYGRHSGKLPSHLLQFSKDKKPVVVWNMTRRCNLKCVHCYAKAVDPEGKDDIGTVEAKAMIDDLAAYGAPVMLFSGGEPLVRKDLTELASHAVSKGMRAVISTNGTLITREKARELKSVGLSYVGISLDGGEAVHDLFRGVPGSYQKALQGIENCQNEGLKVGLRFTINKRNVSEVPLLFELLREREVPRICFYHLVYSGRGSELISEDLDHAGTRAVVDLIMDHTRALHDAGLPKEVLTVDNHADGPHVYNRLLREDPTRAADVLELLSFNEGNNSGRGIGCISWDGKVHPDQFWRHHVFGNVRERPFSQIWDDPAIELLAKLKDKKRHVKGRCATCRYLSICGGNFRARAEAVYDDVWAPDPACYLTDDEIRPDE; via the coding sequence ATGATCGGTATATCCAAGCTTTACTGCGGCGGGGTGGAGGCTTCCGACGCCCTGCGCTACGGTCGCCACTCCGGCAAACTTCCGTCGCATCTGCTGCAATTTTCCAAGGATAAAAAGCCTGTCGTGGTCTGGAACATGACCCGGCGGTGCAATCTCAAGTGCGTGCATTGCTACGCCAAGGCCGTGGACCCCGAAGGCAAGGACGACATCGGCACGGTCGAGGCCAAGGCCATGATCGACGATCTGGCCGCCTATGGCGCGCCGGTGATGCTTTTTTCCGGCGGCGAGCCGCTGGTGCGCAAGGACCTGACCGAACTGGCCTCCCATGCCGTGTCCAAGGGGATGCGGGCGGTCATTTCCACCAACGGCACGCTTATCACCCGCGAAAAGGCCCGGGAGCTCAAGTCCGTGGGCCTGTCCTACGTCGGCATCTCCCTGGACGGCGGCGAAGCGGTCCACGACCTCTTTCGCGGCGTGCCCGGGTCCTATCAAAAGGCCCTGCAAGGCATTGAGAACTGCCAGAACGAGGGCCTCAAAGTCGGCCTGCGCTTTACCATTAACAAGCGCAACGTCTCGGAAGTCCCCCTGCTGTTTGAACTGTTGCGCGAACGCGAAGTGCCGCGCATCTGTTTTTACCATCTGGTCTATTCCGGCCGCGGTTCGGAACTCATCAGTGAGGACCTGGACCACGCCGGCACCCGGGCCGTGGTCGACCTCATCATGGACCACACCCGGGCCTTGCACGACGCCGGCCTGCCCAAGGAAGTCCTGACCGTCGACAACCATGCCGACGGCCCCCACGTGTACAACCGCCTGCTGCGCGAGGACCCGACCCGGGCGGCCGACGTGCTGGAGCTTTTGTCCTTTAACGAGGGCAACAACTCCGGCCGGGGCATCGGCTGCATCTCCTGGGACGGCAAGGTCCATCCCGACCAGTTCTGGCGGCACCACGTGTTCGGCAATGTCCGCGAGCGGCCGTTTTCCCAGATCTGGGACGACCCGGCCATCGAACTTCTGGCCAAGCTCAAGGACAAGAAGCGCCACGTGAAGGGACGCTGCGCCACCTGCCGCTACCTGTCGATTTGCGGCGGCAACTTCCGGGCGCGGGCCGAGGCGGTCTACGACGACGTCTGGGCGCCCGATCCGGCTTGTTATCTGACCGACGACGAAATCCGGCCTGACGAATAG